CCTGCTCATCCCCGCTCGTGCCCGAGGTGCCAGCCCTGACTCCCTGGcgtgctcagttcccagctgcGGATGTCTCGGCCCTGAGCGAGGCCGTGCCCGGGCAGAGCCGGGCCCCGGGCGGCGCCCCCagcctgctgtcccctctgctggcCGAGACCGAGTCGCCCTTCgacctggagcagcagtggcaggacCTGATGTCCATCATGGAGATGCAGGTGAGCTCCGGGAGGGTGGGAAGGGCCTCGTCCCTCCAGGTGTGAATTCGGGTCCTGGCCCACACGGTGACACCGCGGTGACACTGTGCCATCCCCGTGCCATCCCCGTGCCACCTGCGAGCTCCGGGGTGGGATCTGGCCGCGTCCTGGGCACGGGGGCTCCTCCACCGAGCTGTGCCGCGTCTCTTGCAGGCCATGGAGGTGAACAGCACGAGCGCCGAGAGCCTCTACGGCGGCACCGGCGGGGACCTCCTGGCGTCCAACTACAGCCTGGCCCCCGGCACGCCCATCAACCAGAACGTCAGCCTGCATCAGGCCTcgctgggcagctgctcccaggactTCTCCCTCTTCAGCTCGGACATCGAGAGCCCCTCCATGGCGGGCGGCtcggccctgctgcagctggcgCCCGACAACTCCACCGGCCTCAACAGCACCTTCGGCTCCACCAACCTGAGCGGGATCTTCTTCCCGCCCCAGATGAACGGCACGGCCAACGAGACGGCCGGGCCCGAGCTGCCCGACCCCCTTGGGGGGCTGCTGGACGAGGCCATGCTGGATGAGATCAGCCTGATGGACTTGGCCATCGAGGAGGGCTTCAACCCCGTGCAGGCCTCACAGCTGGAAGAGGAGTTCGATTCCGACTCAGGTCTTTCCCTGGATTCCGGCCACAGCCCCGCGTCCCTGAGCAGCTCCGAAGCCTCGTCCTCGTCGTCCTCTTCCTcttcgtcctcctcctcctcctcgtttTCCGAGGAAGGCGCCGTGGGCTACAGCTCGGACTCGGAGAACGTGGACTTTGAGGAAGCGGAAGGGGCGGTTGGCTACCAGCCAGAGTACAGCAAGTTCTGCCGCATGAGCTACCAGGACCCGGCGCAGCTCCATTACCTGCCTTACCTGGAGCACGTGGGCCACAACCACACCTACAACATGGCCCCGGGCGCCCTGGACCCCGAGGAGCCCAAAGCGCCCGGCGCCGGCAAGAAGAGCGGCAAGGAGAAACCATCCGAGCTGCTGGACAAGCAGCTGAGCCGCGACGAGCACCGCGCCAGGGCCATGAAGATCCCCTTCACCAACGACAAGATCATCAACCTGCCCGTGGAGGAGTTCAACGAGCTCCTGTCCAAGTACCAGCTGAGCGaggcccagctcagcctcatcCGCGACATCCGCCGGCGCGGCAAGAACAAGATGGCGGCGCAGAACTGCCGCAAGAGGAAGCTGGACACCATCCTCAACCTGGAGCGCGACGTGGAGGAGCTGCAGCGCGACAAGTCCAAACTGCTCAGGGAGAAGGTGGAGTTCCTCAAGTCCATCCGGCAGATGAAGCAGAAGGTGCAGAGCCTGTACCAGGAGGTGTTCGGGCGGCTGCGGGACGAGCAGGGCCGGCCCTACTCGCCCAGCCGCTACGCGCTGCAGTACGGCAGCGACGGCAGCGTGCTGCTGATCCCGCGCGCGCCCGCGCCCGCCGAGCCGCAGCCGCGCCGCCAGGAGCGCAAgcagaaggacaggaggaagTGAAGGCGGCGGCGGAAGGGAGAGCTGGGATGAGGGCCGAGCCTGGAGGTGCTTGCGGAGGGAACTTTGATGCCTTCTTATCCGATTCCGTCTCCTGGAGCCGCGCGCGGCGCCGGCGGCGCCGGGGACTCTGCGGGAGCGGCCGTTCCCGAGCCGGGGACGGGGCCCAGCCCAAGCCCAGCTGCCACCGGCCACCCCCGgggtgctgggagagcagggacgaGCTGGCATCGCTGCTGGGGAGGTTGGCACGAGGtggataaaacaaaaaaaaaacaaaaaaaaaaaaccccgacaaaaaaaaaatcccacaaaaaaacaaaaaacaaactacTGTTAGGAACTGGCTTtaagtaagagaaaaaaaaacaaaaaagaagaaaaaaaaaagagatttaagCGAATGGACTTCAAACCAAGTTATAGGAGAGACGTTTTTCTGAACTTCCAAAGTTCTGTGATTTCAGGTAGTtggttgtttttcattttttttccctctttttatttggtttttttttttttttttttggttcttttttggttttttttccctttttcctt
The sequence above is a segment of the Agelaius phoeniceus isolate bAgePho1 chromosome 26, bAgePho1.hap1, whole genome shotgun sequence genome. Coding sequences within it:
- the NFE2L1 gene encoding endoplasmic reticulum membrane sensor NFE2L1 isoform X5, whose translation is MRKDIDLIDILWRQDIDLGAGREIFDYSHRQKESEVDKELSDGRERGDSWRSAGNEVLDRIPLVDGETGESFPAQVPGAEDQTALSLEECLRLLEATFPFGDNSEFPAADVSALSEAVPGQSRAPGGAPSLLSPLLAETESPFDLEQQWQDLMSIMEMQAMEVNSTSAESLYGGTGGDLLASNYSLAPGTPINQNVSLHQASLGSCSQDFSLFSSDIESPSMAGGSALLQLAPDNSTGLNSTFGSTNLSGIFFPPQMNGTANETAGPELPDPLGGLLDEAMLDEISLMDLAIEEGFNPVQASQLEEEFDSDSGLSLDSGHSPASLSSSEASSSSSSSSSSSSSSSFSEEGAVGYSSDSENVDFEEAEGAVGYQPEYSKFCRMSYQDPAQLHYLPYLEHVGHNHTYNMAPGALDPEEPKAPGAGKKSGKEKPSELLDKQLSRDEHRARAMKIPFTNDKIINLPVEEFNELLSKYQLSEAQLSLIRDIRRRGKNKMAAQNCRKRKLDTILNLERDVEELQRDKSKLLREKVEFLKSIRQMKQKVQSLYQEVFGRLRDEQGRPYSPSRYALQYGSDGSVLLIPRAPAPAEPQPRRQERKQKDRRK
- the NFE2L1 gene encoding endoplasmic reticulum membrane sensor NFE2L1 isoform X3 yields the protein MLSLKKYFTEGLIQFTILLSLIGVRVDVDSYLSSQLPPLREIILGPSSAYAQTQFHQLQNTLHGYGIHPKSVELDSYFSARRLLSQVRALDRLQVPSTELSAWLVHREPEGPQDGGGGADRDAGAEQGFGEELEDLGAVAAPANGDLTKEVPGAEDQTALSLEECLRLLEATFPFGDNSEFPAADVSALSEAVPGQSRAPGGAPSLLSPLLAETESPFDLEQQWQDLMSIMEMQAMEVNSTSAESLYGGTGGDLLASNYSLAPGTPINQNVSLHQASLGSCSQDFSLFSSDIESPSMAGGSALLQLAPDNSTGLNSTFGSTNLSGIFFPPQMNGTANETAGPELPDPLGGLLDEAMLDEISLMDLAIEEGFNPVQASQLEEEFDSDSGLSLDSGHSPASLSSSEASSSSSSSSSSSSSSSFSEEGAVGYSSDSENVDFEEAEGAVGYQPEYSKFCRMSYQDPAQLHYLPYLEHVGHNHTYNMAPGALDPEEPKAPGAGKKSGKEKPSELLDKQLSRDEHRARAMKIPFTNDKIINLPVEEFNELLSKYQLSEAQLSLIRDIRRRGKNKMAAQNCRKRKLDTILNLERDVEELQRDKSKLLREKVEFLKSIRQMKQKVQSLYQEVFGRLRDEQGRPYSPSRYALQYGSDGSVLLIPRAPAPAEPQPRRQERKQKDRRK
- the NFE2L1 gene encoding endoplasmic reticulum membrane sensor NFE2L1 isoform X4; the encoded protein is MRSPQSRSRPAPEPRPRGARRDIDLIDILWRQDIDLGAGREIFDYSHRQKESEVDKELSDGRERGDSWRSAGNEVLDRIPLVDGETGESFPAQVPGAEDQTALSLEECLRLLEATFPFGDNSEFPAADVSALSEAVPGQSRAPGGAPSLLSPLLAETESPFDLEQQWQDLMSIMEMQAMEVNSTSAESLYGGTGGDLLASNYSLAPGTPINQNVSLHQASLGSCSQDFSLFSSDIESPSMAGGSALLQLAPDNSTGLNSTFGSTNLSGIFFPPQMNGTANETAGPELPDPLGGLLDEAMLDEISLMDLAIEEGFNPVQASQLEEEFDSDSGLSLDSGHSPASLSSSEASSSSSSSSSSSSSSSFSEEGAVGYSSDSENVDFEEAEGAVGYQPEYSKFCRMSYQDPAQLHYLPYLEHVGHNHTYNMAPGALDPEEPKAPGAGKKSGKEKPSELLDKQLSRDEHRARAMKIPFTNDKIINLPVEEFNELLSKYQLSEAQLSLIRDIRRRGKNKMAAQNCRKRKLDTILNLERDVEELQRDKSKLLREKVEFLKSIRQMKQKVQSLYQEVFGRLRDEQGRPYSPSRYALQYGSDGSVLLIPRAPAPAEPQPRRQERKQKDRRK
- the NFE2L1 gene encoding endoplasmic reticulum membrane sensor NFE2L1 isoform X1; the protein is MLSLKKYFTEGLIQFTILLSLIGVRVDVDSYLSSQLPPLREIILGPSSAYAQTQFHQLQNTLHGYGIHPKSVELDSYFSARRLLSQVRALDRLQVPSTELSAWLVHREPEGPQDGGGGADRDAGAEQGFGEELEDLGAVAAPANGDLTKEDIDLIDILWRQDIDLGAGREIFDYSHRQKESEVDKELSDGRERGDSWRSAGNEVLDRIPLVDGETGESFPAQVPGAEDQTALSLEECLRLLEATFPFGDNSEFPAADVSALSEAVPGQSRAPGGAPSLLSPLLAETESPFDLEQQWQDLMSIMEMQAMEVNSTSAESLYGGTGGDLLASNYSLAPGTPINQNVSLHQASLGSCSQDFSLFSSDIESPSMAGGSALLQLAPDNSTGLNSTFGSTNLSGIFFPPQMNGTANETAGPELPDPLGGLLDEAMLDEISLMDLAIEEGFNPVQASQLEEEFDSDSGLSLDSGHSPASLSSSEASSSSSSSSSSSSSSSFSEEGAVGYSSDSENVDFEEAEGAVGYQPEYSKFCRMSYQDPAQLHYLPYLEHVGHNHTYNMAPGALDPEEPKAPGAGKKSGKEKPSELLDKQLSRDEHRARAMKIPFTNDKIINLPVEEFNELLSKYQLSEAQLSLIRDIRRRGKNKMAAQNCRKRKLDTILNLERDVEELQRDKSKLLREKVEFLKSIRQMKQKVQSLYQEVFGRLRDEQGRPYSPSRYALQYGSDGSVLLIPRAPAPAEPQPRRQERKQKDRRK
- the NFE2L1 gene encoding endoplasmic reticulum membrane sensor NFE2L1 isoform X2, yielding MLSLKKYFTEGLIQFTILLSLIGVRVDVDSYLSSQLPPLREIILGPSSAYAQTQFHQLQNTLHGYGIHPKSVELDSYFSARRLLSQVRALDRLQVPSTELSAWLVHREPEGPQDGGGGADRDAGAEQGFGEELEDLGAVAAPANGDLTKEDIDLIDILWRQDIDLGAGREIFDYSHRQKESEVDKELSDGRERGDSWRSAGNEVLDRIPLVDGETGESFPAQFPAADVSALSEAVPGQSRAPGGAPSLLSPLLAETESPFDLEQQWQDLMSIMEMQAMEVNSTSAESLYGGTGGDLLASNYSLAPGTPINQNVSLHQASLGSCSQDFSLFSSDIESPSMAGGSALLQLAPDNSTGLNSTFGSTNLSGIFFPPQMNGTANETAGPELPDPLGGLLDEAMLDEISLMDLAIEEGFNPVQASQLEEEFDSDSGLSLDSGHSPASLSSSEASSSSSSSSSSSSSSSFSEEGAVGYSSDSENVDFEEAEGAVGYQPEYSKFCRMSYQDPAQLHYLPYLEHVGHNHTYNMAPGALDPEEPKAPGAGKKSGKEKPSELLDKQLSRDEHRARAMKIPFTNDKIINLPVEEFNELLSKYQLSEAQLSLIRDIRRRGKNKMAAQNCRKRKLDTILNLERDVEELQRDKSKLLREKVEFLKSIRQMKQKVQSLYQEVFGRLRDEQGRPYSPSRYALQYGSDGSVLLIPRAPAPAEPQPRRQERKQKDRRK